Genomic DNA from Elusimicrobiota bacterium:
GCTCACAAACATACTTATTACAAACATGCATACTGCTTTTAACAACTTTTGCCTGAACATTTAAATACCCCCAATGAAAAAATACGATAGTGTGACAGTGCGATAGTTTTTTAACTTTCTGTTCTAATATTTTCCTCAATCCTTCGGGATCGTGTGTTCGGTAGGTGCAGTGGCTCCGACCTCCGCGCATAGATTTATGTTCTTATGTGCTATAATCTGCTTGGTTATAAAAAATGTGTATGTGTAATGTAATTATAAATAATAAAGAGAGACAGGTATAGTTAACACCCCTACCTGCTTTTCTCCTTACTTTTATATTTATTTTTTTACCCGCCTACGCAGAATACCCTCGACTAAGTCGGGGGATGAATGCGTAAAGGGTAATCCGCCAACGCTTTGTGGCGGATGCTTCGGTGGATGTTCGCCGAAGATGGAGCAGGTGCCACCGACGAAGTCGGTGGGGCTCTACTTTGGACATCGGACTAAGGACTTCGGACACCTCTATATCATTTTTCTATTTCTAATATATTTATTACTGATGGCGTTGTTGTTATTGGCAATATACCTCAAATTCAAACAACGAATATCCGTAAGGTGACCCTCTTTTTGTCCCATACATACGGACATATCTACCTCTGCCACTTAATGGTATTTCTTCTGTACCGCCCATACCACTTGTTTTTGCGTATATAGTTGTCCAGTTAGTATCATTATCTGATACTTGTATCTGATAGTCCTTACCATAAGCCAATGCTTCTTGCCAGATTAAAACTACCTTTTTAATATCATAAACACCACCAAGGTCTACTCGTATCCATTGCGGGTCACTATATTCTGATGACCATCGCGTTGTTGAATCGCCATCTACTGAATTACTCGCCACATTGCCATATCCTGCTTCTGTTGATGATGCTGTAACCGGTTTTCCTTTTGCAATATTACCGGCAATACCGGCTTGCTTTTTAGTGGAAGTTATAACCGGTTTTTCTTCTGCACCAGCATCACTTTGTGCACCTTCATATTTTAAAGTTATATAATCAAAATTACCTACTGCTTCTGTGCCGTTTGTGTCCATTGCTAACTTCATTACGTGTTTTCCTTCACTTAAACTTACTCCTGTCTTTGTCAGTGTTTTCCAAGTCTGCCAGCTACCTGTATCAGGTACTGTTATTGGTCCTGTCTTATCCGCATCATCAAACTCTACGTGAAAAGTGCCGCCCTTACCGCCTGCTGCTGCTTGCACTTCTATTGTATATGTCCCTGCTGTCTTTATATCTATTGTATATTTTAACCATTCACCTGCATAAACCCAGCCGACATCATAACCTCCGGCAGTGCCGTTAGCTTCTATATCTACGCCTTCATTGAGACGATATTGTTCCCCAAAATTTCTTGCTTCTTTGTCGTGATATCCTACACCTTCTCCGCCCTTATCAAAATCTTCTGCTTCAATCTTTATATCCGTTACTGAGCCTTTCTTTTTAGTAGCAGTTTCGGTTACCTTATCGTCACTTTTCTTAATAGCATTAGTTTTTTTACTAATGGGTTTCTTTCTTGCTTCAACTTGTCCCACACAAGTTAAACACATCCCAAACACCAAGCTCAAAACTATCCAATTTTTCATCTTCACTTACCTCCCACATAATAAAGTTATAGAGTTCATAGAGTTATAAAGTCCGTAGAATTTTAAGTCAACCCCTAAAACCTTATAATCCAATAACTCTATAACTATTTCTTTTCAACCTGCTATTTTTTATTTGAAAGCTTTAAAATAGCTTCAGCTACCATTTTTTTCGCCTGATATATATCAGAAGGAGTTGTTGAATAATCTGTCATATTTCGGGCGACCATATTTATACTATTAGCAATAACATCTTCTCCTTCTTTTGCCAGTTGAGTGTTTCCTGCTTTTTTGTTTTTCTCAACTAATTGTCCTAACATATATAAATAACAATAATCTTCCCTGCCTTCTCGGAAAACTTCTTCGCGGATTGAACCCAAAAACGGATTGTTCTTATCAAGTGTAGGATTAGGGTAAACATAATTCCTTGTCCAGCTAGTTATTGGGAATGACTCTTCGTTAGTTTTCCAAAAAGTCTTCACTCCATCTCTCTCACCATAGTCATATCCTCTCCAACTTTGGTCATAATTCCAAATATCAAATAAATCAATATTATATTTATAAGCAAGCCAGAAGATATTTCTTTGTTCTATTAAAAGCTGATCCAACGTATTACCGGGAGCAACTAATGTTGAGCCCCAATACCAGCCTATCTTATCGCCTGCTTTCTTTCTTGCTAATAAAAAGTCGGTTGCCTCGCCTTCCCACAGTCCAAGATGAGCAGTCCATATTCCGGCATAGCCTATCATTTGATTAAGAGATCCTAAAACATGACCGGTAAAACCTGTTTCAAATTCTGTAAATCCGGCATCTATTATCTCCTGTTGTGATTTCTGCCACTTCTCAAGAATACCTGCTTTTAGAAAATCGGGTTCATCCCAAGTCATCAATATAAAATTATCTAACCAGCCTTTCTCTTTCAAATGGTTGTATGTTTTTTTAAGTATTGCTTGTCGTTCCGGTCCCATACGTTCATAGACTTCTTTAGTACGAAGAGGTCCTTCTGGATAAAAATACCGCATATCTATAAAAATCCAGAACTTGGTTATAC
This window encodes:
- a CDS encoding discoidin domain-containing protein; this encodes MKNWIVLSLVFGMCLTCVGQVEARKKPISKKTNAIKKSDDKVTETATKKKGSVTDIKIEAEDFDKGGEGVGYHDKEARNFGEQYRLNEGVDIEANGTAGGYDVGWVYAGEWLKYTIDIKTAGTYTIEVQAAAGGKGGTFHVEFDDADKTGPITVPDTGSWQTWKTLTKTGVSLSEGKHVMKLAMDTNGTEAVGNFDYITLKYEGAQSDAGAEEKPVITSTKKQAGIAGNIAKGKPVTASSTEAGYGNVASNSVDGDSTTRWSSEYSDPQWIRVDLGGVYDIKKVVLIWQEALAYGKDYQIQVSDNDTNWTTIYAKTSGMGGTEEIPLSGRGRYVRMYGTKRGSPYGYSLFEFEVYCQ
- a CDS encoding DUF6067 family protein, translated to MKWKSFSRVAALVTLGISFLANVSYAKVSYDTFTENSLISVFRDKLFTGTTKTIELYAAKDEYEPAQIVIIPKGKEDLKGIKVEFSDLTYALPGNDEGDVFKISKDNFEYHSAAWINVDAVKYNLDLTEGQKKLFLNARHLKSLNEIFGFRPDPLKLDKVFDAHPNKNNTVWLTFYVPKDTVAGTYTGTVSIIPKNSKRTDVNISLKVWDFVLIKECPLKLLPWGDDTAAAKAIGISGFDYKKMIGKHMVKLHRGNTCLSWNPPSEGSYDEFDKQTEELIQLGITKFWIFIDMRYFYPEGPLRTKEVYERMGPERQAILKKTYNHLKEKGWLDNFILMTWDEPDFLKAGILEKWQKSQQEIIDAGFTEFETGFTGHVLGSLNQMIGYAGIWTAHLGLWEGEATDFLLARKKAGDKIGWYWGSTLVAPGNTLDQLLIEQRNIFWLAYKYNIDLFDIWNYDQSWRGYDYGERDGVKTFWKTNEESFPITSWTRNYVYPNPTLDKNNPFLGSIREEVFREGREDYCYLYMLGQLVEKNKKAGNTQLAKEGEDVIANSINMVARNMTDYSTTPSDIYQAKKMVAEAILKLSNKK